From Virgibacillus ihumii, the proteins below share one genomic window:
- the ytvI gene encoding sporulation integral membrane protein YtvI, producing the protein MCRLAGMALDRHIIYPILRLVLTAGSLILLTLLLHYSFEYLYPFILAGILAYLLHPFVSFAEQRLKMPRVIASFAVLTSSLLLLTGIVIFVIVEFIQGSAYLAEQIPAHFQTFIRGIEEIIENKVLPFYHKLTSFFHTLNPPQQEAINNYITEFIDQFAVIGTEFLYRILMTIPQTLTALPGSLTVTMFVVIAAFFIINDWHMIAQSIKKMIPEAVHETCLTVWNHLRKAIFGYMKAQLFLISLTTLIIYIGLLIIGMEYPMTVALLAALVDMLPFIGTGIIFIPWISYLFLTGNYEMTIPLTVLYMTVVIQRQLIEPKVISSNIGLNPLTVLIAIFAGLQIWGIAGLIIGPILLIIIQALHEAGVISRLWQFIKG; encoded by the coding sequence ATGTGCAGATTGGCAGGGATGGCATTGGACAGGCATATCATTTATCCAATATTGCGGCTTGTTTTGACAGCCGGTTCACTTATTTTATTAACACTCCTGTTGCATTACTCCTTTGAATACCTATATCCGTTCATACTGGCTGGAATTCTTGCTTACCTGCTGCATCCGTTTGTTTCATTTGCAGAACAAAGACTGAAAATGCCGCGCGTAATAGCTTCCTTTGCAGTTCTTACCAGTTCTTTGCTGTTACTAACGGGGATTGTTATCTTTGTCATCGTGGAATTCATTCAAGGCAGTGCATATCTTGCGGAACAAATTCCTGCGCATTTTCAGACATTCATCAGGGGTATCGAAGAAATAATAGAGAATAAGGTTCTGCCTTTTTATCATAAACTTACATCCTTTTTTCATACATTGAATCCGCCGCAGCAAGAAGCAATCAATAACTATATAACAGAATTCATTGATCAATTTGCTGTAATAGGGACTGAATTCCTATACCGCATTCTCATGACTATACCACAAACATTAACAGCACTCCCTGGTTCGCTGACGGTTACGATGTTTGTTGTAATCGCGGCGTTTTTTATCATAAATGACTGGCATATGATAGCACAATCCATTAAAAAAATGATACCGGAAGCCGTGCATGAGACATGCCTGACAGTCTGGAATCATTTGCGGAAAGCAATATTCGGCTATATGAAAGCACAACTTTTTTTAATTTCGCTGACAACTCTGATTATTTATATCGGATTGCTGATAATAGGTATGGAATATCCGATGACAGTTGCATTGCTGGCAGCATTAGTTGATATGCTCCCGTTCATTGGTACGGGAATTATTTTTATTCCGTGGATTAGTTACCTGTTTCTGACTGGCAATTATGAAATGACGATTCCGCTGACTGTCCTATATATGACAGTTGTTATTCAGCGGCAATTAATCGAACCAAAAGTCATTTCAAGCAATATCGGATTAAATCCACTGACAGTTCTGATTGCAATATTTGCCGGTTTGCAAATATGGGGAATTGCAGGTTTAATCATTGGACCAATTTTGCTGATTATAATTCAGGCACTTCATGAAGCCGGAGTAATCAGTCGGTTATGGCAATTTATTAAAGGGTGA
- a CDS encoding FxsA family protein: MRWLLLAFLIIPAMEIGIFIWAGGIIGPWWIVTLILLTGIVGISIAKVQGTETWKRAQLSMNQGIMPTNEIIDGICIFIGAVFLFTPGFITDTAGFLLVLPFTRRPFRNMLQGFIKSRLDKGTIIYRKW; the protein is encoded by the coding sequence ATGCGTTGGTTATTACTTGCATTTTTAATCATACCTGCAATGGAAATAGGTATTTTTATATGGGCAGGCGGTATTATTGGTCCGTGGTGGATAGTTACACTAATATTACTTACCGGAATTGTGGGCATATCGATAGCCAAAGTTCAAGGTACAGAAACATGGAAACGCGCACAGTTATCCATGAATCAAGGGATTATGCCAACAAATGAAATTATCGATGGTATCTGTATTTTTATCGGGGCTGTTTTCCTGTTCACACCTGGATTTATAACGGACACTGCCGGGTTTTTGTTAGTTCTGCCATTTACCCGCAGACCATTCAGGAACATGCTGCAAGGATTTATTAAAAGCAGACTGGATAAAGGTACGATTATCTATCGCAAATGGTAA
- the pyk gene encoding pyruvate kinase, translating to MRKTKIVCTIGPASESIESLEKLIESGMNVARLNFSHGDYEEHGQRIQNIRRAAANTGETVAILLDTKGPEIRTGSFKNGEAELTEDSIVYVSMTEIEGTAERFSITYGGLIDDVHKGSKILLDDGLIELEVLEIDHSNQELKTKALNSGTIKNKKGVNVPNVSVNLPGITEKDAQDIVFGIEQDVDFIAASFVRRSSDILEIKELLEKHDATHIQLIPKIENQEGVDNIESILEVSDGLMVARGDLGVEIPAEEVPLVQKHLITICNTAGKPVITATQMLDSMQRHPRPTRAEASDVANAIFDGTDAIMLSGETAAGNYPVESVETMSNIALKAETGLDHMAILRSRSRSVDMTITDAISQSVTHTAMNLTVSAIITPTESGHTARMISKYRPKAPIVAVTFSERVNRQMSLVWGVHAVMGGLANTTDEMLDTAIDSGLMTNLFDRGSKVLITAGVPVGESGTTNLMKVHVIGDVMAKGQGIGRKSAYGKAVIAKNGEEAMEKLQEDDILVTYGTERDMMPAIEKAAGIVTEEGGLTSHAAVVGLSLGIPVVVGVKNVFDLISDGEDITIDGAKGDIYKGHASVL from the coding sequence GTGCGGAAAACAAAAATAGTATGTACCATTGGACCGGCTTCTGAATCAATTGAGAGCCTGGAAAAATTGATTGAATCCGGCATGAATGTTGCCCGGCTGAATTTTTCCCATGGTGATTACGAAGAACATGGCCAGCGCATACAGAACATACGAAGAGCTGCAGCGAACACTGGAGAAACGGTTGCAATTTTACTTGATACAAAAGGGCCGGAGATACGAACCGGGTCTTTTAAGAACGGTGAGGCTGAACTTACGGAAGACAGTATTGTTTATGTGTCCATGACAGAGATTGAAGGGACAGCTGAACGTTTTTCCATAACATATGGCGGGCTTATTGATGATGTACACAAAGGATCAAAAATTCTGCTTGATGATGGATTGATTGAACTGGAAGTACTTGAAATTGACCATTCGAATCAGGAGTTGAAAACCAAAGCACTGAATTCGGGAACTATTAAAAACAAGAAAGGCGTAAATGTTCCCAATGTAAGTGTGAATTTACCGGGAATAACCGAAAAGGATGCACAGGATATCGTATTTGGCATTGAACAGGATGTTGATTTTATTGCTGCTTCCTTCGTCAGAAGATCATCTGATATTCTTGAAATTAAAGAACTTCTTGAAAAACATGATGCAACACATATACAGCTTATCCCTAAAATTGAAAACCAGGAAGGCGTCGATAATATTGAATCAATCCTGGAAGTGAGTGACGGGCTGATGGTAGCCAGGGGTGATCTAGGTGTTGAAATTCCTGCTGAAGAGGTTCCATTGGTGCAGAAGCATTTAATTACCATTTGCAATACTGCTGGGAAACCGGTGATTACTGCAACCCAAATGCTTGATTCCATGCAGCGGCATCCACGACCAACCAGAGCCGAGGCCTCTGATGTTGCCAATGCGATTTTTGATGGCACGGATGCAATTATGCTTTCAGGTGAAACTGCTGCCGGGAATTATCCGGTTGAATCAGTGGAAACAATGAGCAATATTGCCTTAAAAGCAGAAACCGGATTAGATCATATGGCAATTTTACGGAGTCGTTCAAGATCAGTTGATATGACGATAACCGATGCAATTAGTCAGTCAGTTACACATACAGCGATGAATTTAACTGTCAGTGCAATCATTACCCCGACAGAAAGTGGTCATACGGCAAGAATGATTTCCAAATACCGTCCAAAGGCACCAATTGTTGCTGTGACATTTTCAGAACGGGTTAATCGCCAAATGTCGCTTGTTTGGGGTGTTCATGCTGTTATGGGTGGACTGGCAAATACAACTGATGAAATGTTGGATACCGCCATTGACAGCGGACTGATGACAAATCTTTTTGATCGTGGAAGCAAAGTACTGATAACTGCTGGTGTTCCGGTTGGTGAGAGTGGCACAACAAATCTGATGAAAGTTCATGTAATAGGTGATGTCATGGCTAAAGGACAGGGGATTGGCCGTAAAAGTGCCTATGGTAAAGCAGTAATTGCCAAAAATGGCGAAGAAGCAATGGAAAAGTTACAAGAAGATGATATCTTGGTAACATATGGAACAGAGCGCGACATGATGCCAGCCATCGAAAAAGCCGCCGGTATTGTTACGGAAGAAGGCGGATTAACATCTCACGCCGCCGTGGTAGGTCTAAGTCTGGGAATACCAGTTGTTGTCGGAGTTAAGAATGTATTTGATCTGATAAGTGATGGCGAAGATATTACCATCGATGGTGCAAAAGGCGATATTTACAAAGGGCATGCCAGTGTCTTATAA
- the pfkA gene encoding 6-phosphofructokinase has translation MKKIGVLTSGGDAPGMNAAIRAVVRKAIYHGMEVYAVKNGFQGLIDGNIEKMDIGSVGDIIQRGGTILRSARCEEFKTDAGQNKGIEQLKKYQIEGLIVIGGDGSFRGAQKLTEKGYPCIGVPGTIDNDIAGTDFTIGFDTALNTIIEAIDKIRDTATSHERTYVIEVMGRDAGDLALWSGLADGAESILVPEKADDFQEVIERLKRGHERGKKHSIIILAEGVGSGLAYGERIQEATNLETRVTVLGHIQRGGSPTASDRVLSSRLGAKAVDLLLNGEAGRMVGIQSNKLIDHDILEVLSEEHQINNEMYQLSKELSI, from the coding sequence ATGAAAAAAATAGGAGTATTAACAAGCGGTGGCGATGCTCCGGGAATGAATGCGGCTATACGTGCCGTTGTCCGTAAAGCGATCTATCACGGCATGGAAGTTTATGCGGTGAAAAATGGATTTCAAGGACTTATTGATGGGAATATTGAAAAGATGGATATTGGGTCGGTTGGTGACATCATCCAGCGCGGTGGAACCATATTGCGTTCTGCTCGGTGTGAGGAATTTAAAACCGATGCCGGACAAAATAAAGGTATTGAGCAGTTGAAAAAATATCAGATTGAAGGGCTTATTGTAATCGGAGGTGACGGCAGTTTCCGCGGCGCACAGAAACTCACTGAAAAAGGTTATCCTTGTATAGGTGTTCCCGGAACCATTGATAATGATATTGCCGGTACCGATTTTACCATCGGCTTTGACACTGCATTGAATACAATTATTGAAGCAATTGATAAAATCCGAGATACGGCAACATCGCATGAACGGACATACGTAATTGAAGTAATGGGCAGAGATGCCGGTGACCTTGCATTATGGTCCGGACTTGCTGATGGCGCTGAAAGCATTCTTGTTCCTGAGAAGGCGGATGATTTTCAAGAGGTAATCGAACGGTTGAAACGCGGGCATGAACGCGGGAAGAAACACAGTATCATCATTCTCGCTGAAGGTGTAGGGAGCGGTCTTGCCTATGGTGAGAGGATTCAGGAGGCAACAAATCTGGAGACCCGGGTAACTGTACTGGGTCATATCCAGCGAGGTGGGTCGCCTACTGCTTCTGATCGTGTTCTGTCCAGCCGTCTTGGGGCAAAAGCGGTTGATCTTTTGCTCAATGGTGAAGCGGGAAGAATGGTTGGTATTCAGAGCAATAAGCTGATCGACCACGATATTTTGGAGGTTCTGTCAGAAGAGCATCAAATTAACAATGAAATGTATCAGCTTTCAAAAGAATTATCGATATAA
- the accA gene encoding acetyl-CoA carboxylase carboxyl transferase subunit alpha: MKQVMEFEKPIMNLKEKIAELKNFTKDSEIDLSDEINTLEKRLEVLENDIYGNLQPWNRVQMARHQERPTTLDYIQELFTDFIEFYGDRLFGDDAAIVSGIAYYQNNPVTVIGHQRGKDTKENIHRNFGMPHPEGYRKALRHMHQAEKFKRPIVCFIDTKGAYPGKAAEERGQSEAIARNLMEMAGLTVPVVCIVIGEGGSGGALGLGVGDHIHMLENSTYSVISPEGAAALLWKDSGQAKRAAETMKITSYDLKELGVIDQVIPEPKGGAHRDIREQAANIDAVLEHSLTKLTQMDETELLEKRWEKYKKIGEYTEI; encoded by the coding sequence ATGAAACAGGTCATGGAATTTGAAAAACCGATTATGAATTTAAAAGAAAAGATTGCTGAATTGAAAAATTTCACGAAAGACAGTGAAATAGATTTATCTGATGAAATTAATACCCTTGAAAAACGCTTGGAAGTCCTGGAAAACGATATTTATGGTAATTTGCAGCCCTGGAATCGTGTACAAATGGCCAGACACCAGGAGCGGCCGACAACATTGGATTATATTCAGGAATTATTTACAGACTTTATCGAATTTTATGGTGATCGGCTGTTTGGGGATGACGCAGCAATCGTTTCCGGAATTGCTTATTATCAAAATAATCCAGTAACGGTAATCGGACATCAACGCGGGAAGGATACAAAAGAAAATATCCATCGGAACTTTGGCATGCCGCATCCGGAAGGGTACCGGAAAGCGCTGCGCCACATGCATCAGGCTGAAAAGTTCAAAAGGCCGATCGTTTGTTTTATTGATACAAAAGGGGCATATCCGGGCAAAGCTGCTGAAGAGCGCGGTCAAAGTGAAGCAATTGCGCGCAATCTGATGGAAATGGCCGGCCTGACGGTGCCTGTTGTCTGTATTGTTATCGGTGAAGGTGGAAGTGGCGGAGCACTAGGTTTGGGTGTGGGAGACCATATTCATATGCTGGAAAACTCCACCTACTCTGTTATTTCACCTGAAGGAGCAGCAGCTCTTCTGTGGAAAGATTCGGGTCAGGCAAAGCGTGCAGCGGAAACAATGAAAATCACTTCATATGATTTGAAGGAACTCGGTGTGATTGATCAGGTCATTCCGGAACCAAAAGGCGGTGCACATCGGGATATTCGTGAGCAGGCTGCAAATATTGATGCCGTATTGGAACATTCATTAACCAAATTAACACAAATGGATGAAACTGAATTACTTGAAAAGCGTTGGGAAAAATATAAGAAAATCGGTGAATATACAGAGATTTAA
- the accD gene encoding acetyl-CoA carboxylase, carboxyltransferase subunit beta yields the protein MLKDFFSKKKKYASMPSEQDKLEVPEGLMKKCSGCNKIYYRKEMIKNDNVCPNCGYHHPLTAWERINGLFDEGTFEEWDRQLTTTNPLNFPGYEEKIAKDRDKTGLNEGVVTGKGLMNGNPVACAVMDASFRMGSMGSVIGEKIARAIEQAKNESLPFIIFTASGGARMQEGVLSLMQMTKTSVAISRFSKAGGLMVSVMTHPTTGGVSASFASLGDYNFAEPGALIGFAGRRIIEQTIREKLPEDFQTAEFLMKHGQLDKVVHRHELKSLLTSLLAMHQKGGDE from the coding sequence TTGCTTAAGGATTTTTTCAGCAAGAAAAAGAAATATGCATCCATGCCAAGTGAACAGGACAAGCTTGAAGTTCCGGAAGGGCTAATGAAAAAATGCAGTGGATGCAATAAAATTTATTATCGAAAAGAAATGATTAAAAATGATAATGTATGTCCCAATTGTGGGTATCACCATCCCTTGACAGCATGGGAACGTATAAATGGACTATTTGATGAAGGAACGTTTGAGGAGTGGGACAGGCAGTTAACAACTACAAACCCGCTTAACTTTCCAGGATATGAAGAGAAAATTGCAAAAGACCGTGATAAGACCGGTTTAAATGAGGGTGTGGTAACAGGTAAGGGATTGATGAACGGTAACCCTGTTGCTTGTGCTGTAATGGATGCAAGTTTTCGGATGGGCAGTATGGGGTCTGTGATTGGAGAAAAAATCGCACGTGCGATTGAACAAGCCAAAAATGAATCACTCCCATTCATTATTTTTACCGCATCAGGCGGTGCGAGAATGCAGGAAGGTGTTCTGAGTCTGATGCAAATGACGAAAACCTCCGTAGCAATCAGCCGATTTTCAAAAGCAGGCGGGCTGATGGTTTCGGTAATGACCCATCCTACTACAGGTGGTGTTTCTGCAAGTTTTGCATCATTGGGTGATTATAATTTTGCTGAACCTGGTGCATTAATAGGTTTTGCCGGCCGCAGAATTATTGAGCAGACCATTCGTGAGAAATTGCCTGAGGATTTCCAGACGGCAGAATTTCTGATGAAACATGGACAACTGGATAAAGTGGTTCACCGGCATGAGCTTAAGTCCCTATTGACTTCGCTGCTTGCAATGCATCAGAAAGGCGGGGATGAATAA
- a CDS encoding FadR/GntR family transcriptional regulator, translated as MAVSMSPKQKVYQGVLQEIRRFIDTNNLGPGDKLPSERDLSEKLHAGRSSVREALRAMELLGLLETRHGEGTFLSAYTPYQTVELLSSFILQGSTIKKDLASTKRLLEKEIAKLADHYLDRKNLDVLRSYLENTSQTAADKHKTFFQYLSEQTGNELLGKIWYLVDDFSGSVNAVYYEEGFYINLLDLYESNDIDSIEELFNAKIMDSDDVN; from the coding sequence ATGGCTGTGTCCATGTCCCCAAAGCAAAAGGTATATCAGGGTGTACTGCAGGAAATTCGCAGGTTCATCGACACTAACAATCTGGGACCCGGTGACAAACTTCCTTCTGAACGTGATTTATCTGAAAAGCTTCATGCAGGCAGATCTTCTGTGCGTGAAGCTTTACGTGCTATGGAACTCTTGGGACTGTTAGAGACCAGGCATGGTGAAGGCACCTTTTTGAGTGCGTACACTCCTTACCAGACTGTCGAATTGTTATCCTCTTTTATATTACAGGGCAGCACCATTAAAAAAGACCTGGCTTCCACGAAAAGACTGCTGGAAAAAGAAATTGCCAAGCTTGCCGATCATTATCTGGACAGGAAGAACTTGGATGTTCTCCGGTCCTATCTTGAAAACACCAGTCAAACGGCTGCCGACAAACATAAAACTTTTTTTCAATACTTAAGCGAACAAACCGGCAATGAGCTGCTTGGCAAAATATGGTATTTAGTGGATGACTTTTCAGGTTCGGTTAATGCGGTTTATTATGAAGAAGGGTTTTATATAAATTTGCTGGATTTGTACGAAAGCAATGATATTGATTCGATTGAAGAATTATTCAATGCAAAAATAATGGATAGTGACGACGTAAACTGA
- a CDS encoding NAD(P)-dependent malic enzyme, which yields MHKMNKGKLSTEPKVTVRNAKDLSLAYSPGVAEPCKEIHDHTEAVYDYTMKGNMVGVVSDGSAVLGLGNIGAEASLPVMEGKAVLFKSFAGVDAFPICLSSNDIEDIVRTVKLMEPTFGGINLEDIAAPNCFIIEERLKKETNIPIFHDDQHGTAIVTVAGLINALKLTGKSFSDIKVVANGAGAAGIAIMKLLYSFGVREMIMCDSKGAIYENRPYGMNDVKEQVAKMTNKDHKEGNLEEVLEDADVFIGVSVGGLLTQDMVKKMKDDPIIFAMANPDPEIMPEDAKAAGAKVIGTGRSDFPNQVNNVLAFPGIFRGALDVRATRINEKMKVAAAEGIASLIPENELSTDYVIPAPFDPRVAPLVASSVAKAAMESGVARIHVDPEEVAEKTRVLTRIDE from the coding sequence ATGCATAAAATGAATAAAGGTAAATTGTCTACAGAGCCCAAGGTGACTGTCCGCAATGCAAAAGATTTAAGTTTGGCATATTCTCCTGGTGTGGCCGAACCATGTAAAGAAATACACGATCATACTGAAGCTGTGTATGATTATACAATGAAGGGCAATATGGTCGGGGTTGTCAGTGATGGTTCCGCAGTTCTTGGCCTGGGAAATATTGGCGCTGAAGCATCGCTGCCTGTTATGGAAGGTAAAGCAGTCCTTTTCAAAAGTTTTGCGGGTGTGGATGCATTTCCGATTTGCCTTTCGTCCAATGATATTGAAGATATTGTACGTACAGTCAAATTAATGGAGCCTACATTTGGCGGAATCAATCTGGAAGACATTGCTGCACCGAATTGTTTTATTATTGAGGAGCGTTTAAAAAAAGAAACCAACATCCCAATATTTCATGATGATCAACATGGTACAGCAATTGTAACTGTGGCAGGTTTGATTAATGCACTGAAATTAACCGGGAAGTCTTTTTCTGATATAAAAGTTGTTGCAAATGGTGCAGGTGCTGCCGGAATTGCGATTATGAAATTGTTGTACAGTTTTGGTGTACGTGAGATGATTATGTGCGATTCCAAAGGCGCGATATATGAAAACAGACCATACGGCATGAATGACGTGAAAGAACAAGTTGCCAAGATGACCAATAAGGACCATAAAGAGGGTAACCTTGAAGAAGTACTGGAAGATGCGGATGTATTTATCGGTGTATCAGTAGGTGGGCTCCTGACACAGGACATGGTGAAAAAGATGAAAGATGATCCGATTATTTTTGCAATGGCCAATCCAGATCCGGAAATAATGCCTGAGGATGCAAAGGCAGCTGGTGCAAAGGTAATTGGGACAGGCAGGTCTGATTTTCCGAATCAGGTGAATAACGTACTTGCTTTTCCGGGGATATTCCGTGGTGCATTAGACGTGCGGGCAACACGCATTAATGAGAAAATGAAAGTTGCTGCCGCCGAGGGGATTGCATCGTTAATCCCGGAAAATGAACTAAGTACAGACTATGTCATTCCGGCGCCATTTGATCCAAGGGTAGCGCCATTAGTGGCTTCCAGTGTGGCAAAAGCTGCGATGGAATCAGGTGTTGCAAGAATTCATGTTGATCCGGAAGAAGTTGCCGAAAAAACAAGGGTATTGACACGAATTGATGAATAA